TGGCCGGCCAGCTCGCGGCGCTCGCTCCTCGGCTTCAGGTGGACGACGATCTGCCCGAGGTTGGGACCGCCGAGTGTCTGCGCGGCCGCGCCGCCGATGGTCGAGACCAGCGCTTCGACGTTCGGATCGCGGTTGAACACCTTGGCCACGGCGTCCTGATATTCGACCAGCCGATCGTACGACGTGCCCTGCGCCGCTTCGGTCGTCACCGCAATCTGGTCGGTGTCCTGATCGGGGATGAAGCCTTTCGGCACGACGATGAACAGCGCCACCGTGCCGGCGAGCACGCCGGCGAACGCGACCATCGTGGCGCGGCGGTGGCGCAGCACGATCTGGAGCGTCCGATCGTAGTGCGCGAGGAGCCAGTCGAAGCCGGCCTCCGAGGCGCGTGCCCAGCGGTTGCCGGGGCCGTGCGACGACGGCCGGCGCAGGAAACGGCTGCACAGCATCGGCGTCAGCGTCACCGAGACGACGCCCGAGATCAGGATCGCCACGCAGATCGTCACCGAGAACTCGCGGAACAACCGACCGAGCACGCCCGAGATGAAGAGCACCGGGATGAACACCGCCGCCAGCGACAGCGTCATCGAGACGATGGTGAAGCCGATCTCGCGCGATCCGACCAGCGACGCGGTCAACGGATCCTCCCCGTCCTCGACATGCCGGTAGACGTTCTCGAGCATGACGATCGCGTCGTCGACGACGAACCCGACCGACAGGATGAGCGCCATCATCGACAGGTTGTCGAGGCTGTAGCCGAGCATGTACATCGCCGCGAACGTGCCGATGATCGAGAACGGCAGGGCGAGACTGGGGATGACGGTGGCCCAGACGTTTCTCAGGAACACGAAGATGACGAAGATGACCAGCGCCAGCGTCAGCGCCATCGTGAACTGGACGTCGCGATACGAGTCCCGAATCGTGTCGGAGCGATCGTAGAGGACGTCCATGTGCACACTGACCGGGAGCTCGGCGCGGAACTGCGGCAGCAGCGCCTTGACGGCGTCGGCGACCGCGATGGTGTTGGTGCCGGGCTGGCGCTGGATGCCGAGCGTGATGGCGCGCTGCGTGCCGTCCTTGGTGTAGAGCCACGAGCCGGTCCGCTGGTCTTCGACGCCGTCGACGATTGTGCCGAGCTGATCCAGCCGGATCGGCGCGCCGTTGCGGTAGGCGACGATCATCGACTTGTACTGCTCGGCGCTGGTCAGTTGCCCGGTCGCCTGCAGGGTGAAGGCGCGGTGCGGGCCGACGATGGTGCCGGTCGGGACGTTGACGTTCCAGTTCTTGAGCGACGTCTCGATCTCGTTGATGCCGATCTGCCGCGTCGCCAGCGCATGCGGATCGAGCTGCACGTGCACCGCGTACTTCTCGCTGCCGAGCACCTGCACCTGCGCGACGCCGCTGATCATCGAGATCCGCTGCGCGATGCGCGTCTCGGCGTACTCGTCGAGCTGCCACGCCGGCATCGTCGACGAGGTGATGACCAGATACAGGATCGGCTGGTCGGCCGGATTCACCTTGGTGAAGGTCGGCGGCGTCGGCATCCCCTGCGGCAGCAGCCGCGACGCCTGGGTGATGGCCGACTGCACGTCGACAGCGGCGCCGTCGAGCGGACGGTTGAGGTCGAACTCCAGCGTGATCTGCGTCGATCCGAGCGAGTTCACCGAGGTCATGCCCTGCAGGCCGGCGATCATCGAGAACTGGTTCTCGAGCGGGGTCGCCACCGACGAGGCCATCGTCTCCGGTCCGGCGCCAGGCAGCTGCGCCGTCACCAGCAGGGTCGGGAAGTCGACGTTGGGCAGGTCGCTGACCGGCAGCGCGCGATAGGCGACAACGCCGAACAGCGCGATCGCCGCCATCAGCAGGCTGGTCGCGATCGGACGGCGGATGAATCCTTCGGAGATGTTCATGAGTGAGCGACCGCGGTGTCCTGGATCCGACTGGTCTTGAAGATCGTCGCCAGGTAGGTGTAGACGACCGGCGTCAGATACAGCGTGATCAGCTGCGACACGACCAGGCCGCCAACCACGGCGAGGCCGAGCGGACGGCGGGCCTCGCCGCCGGCGCCGTAGCCGAGCGCGATCGGCACCGCGCCGAGCAGCGCCGCCATCGTCGTCATCATGATCGGGCGGAAGCGGATCAGGCAGCCTTCGTGGATCGCCTCGGCCGGCGCCTTGCCGTGCTTGCGTTCGGCCTCGAGCGCGAAGTCGATCTGCATGATCGCGTTCTTCTTGACGATGCCGATCAGCAGGATGAGGCCGACGAACGAATAGATGTTCAGCTCGTTGCCGAACAGATAGAGCGTGACCAGCGCGCCGAGGCCGGCCGACGGCAGGCCCGAGAGGATGGTGATCGGGTGGATGTAGCTCTCGTAGAGCGCGCCGAGCACGATGTAGACGACGCCGATCGCGACGAACAGCAGCAGGCCGAGGTTGCTCATCGACTGCTGGAAGACCTTGGCCGAGCCCTCGAAGCTGGTGGTGACCGTCGCCGGCAGGATGCGGTCGGCGACCTGCTTGACGTGCGCCGTCGCCTGGCCGAGCGAGACGCCCGGCCTGAGGCCGAACGAGACCGAGACCGACGGCAGCTGCCCCGAGTGATTGATCGACTGCGGCCCGACCGAGTCCTTGTACTTGACGACCGACTCGAGCGGCACGACGTCGCCGTTCGACGTCTTGAAGGCGACGTTCTTCAGCGAGTCGGCCTGCGACTGGTACTGGGGCTCGAGCTCGAGCAGCACGCGGTACTGGCTCGCCGGGCCGTAGATCGTCGACACCCACGTCGAGCCGAAGCCGGTCGACAGGGTGTTCTCGATCTGGGTGGCGTTGAGCCCGAGCGCGGCGGCCTTGTCGCGATCGATGGTCAGGTCGACGCGCGGGCTCTTCATCTCCATGTCGGTCGAGACGTCCTGCACTTCGCTCACTTCGTCGGCGATCGCCTGCTCGACCTTCGGCCCCCAGGCGTAGAGCTCGTCGTGGTCCAGGCTCTGCATCATCAGGCTGTAGTTCTGGTTGCCCATGCGGCCGCCGATCTGGATCGCCGGCGGCAGCGTGACGAAGGTACGGAAGGCGGCGAAGCGGCTGGTGTCGGCGCGAATCTGCTGCGCGAGCTGCTGCGCCGTCATCTGGCGCGTCGCGCGCGGCGTCAGCTGCACCTGGATCCGCGAGTTGTTGGCCGAGCCGCCCATCACCGACGCGAGGAAGGAATCGACGTTGGGATTCTTGATGACGATGTCGGCGATCTTCCGCGTCCAGTCGACCATGTCGTAGTACGACGTCCCCTGCGCCGCGCGCAGGCTGACGAACAGCGTGTCGTTGTCCTGGTCTGGGATGAAGCCGGTCGGGATGATGCGGTACATCTGCACGGTCGCGGCGAGCACCGCCACGAACACGCCGAGCATGAGCGGGCGATGCCGCAGCACCACGGTCAGGCTGCGCTCGTAGAGCCGCTGCAGCAGGCTGAAGGCGCGCTCGAGGGCGCCGGCCAACCCCGTCTTGGCGTGCAGCGCCGTCACCGAGAGGAAGCGGCTGCACAACATCGGCGTCAGCGTCACCGAGACGACGCCGGAGATCAGGATCGCCGCGGTGATCGTCACCGCGAATTCGCGAAACAGGCGGCCGAGGACGCCGGTCATGAACAGCACCGGGATGAACACCGCCGCCAGCGACGTCGTCATCGTGATGATCGTGAAGCCGATCTCGCGCGAGCCGTCGAGCGACGCGGTCAGCGCGTCGGCGCCGTGCTCCATGTGGCGCACGATGTTCTCGAGCATCACGATCGCGTCGTCGACGACGAAGCCGATCGACAGAATCAGCGCCATCATCGACAGGTTGTTCAGGCTGAAGCCGAGCAGCTCCATGATCGCGAAGGTGCCCAGAATCGAGAAGGGCAACGCCAGCGCCGGGATCAGCGTCGCCGAGGCGTTGTGCAGGAACAGGAAGATGACGCCGACCACCAGCGCCAGCGTGATCAGCATCGTGATCTGGATGTCGCCGAAGGCGGCGCGGATCGTCTTCGACCGATCCTGCCGGACCGTCAGGTGCGCGGCGGGCGGCAGCTGCGACTCGAACGACGGCAGCAGCGCGCGCACGCGATCGGTGACGTCGATCGTGTTGGTGCCGGGCTGGCGCATCACCATCAACGTGATGGCGCGGCGCGACGTCGGCGTCCCGTTGTCCTTGGTGTAGTACCAGGCCGCGTTGAAAACGCTTTCGGTGCTGTCGATGACGTTGGCCACCTGCGACAGCCGGATCGGCGCGCCGTTGCGGTAGGCGATGACCACCGGTCGATATGCGGCGGCGTCGTCGAGCTGGCCGGCGGCGCGCAGGTTGTAGGTCTGGCCGGGGCCGTAGAGCTGGCCGGTCGGCAGGTTGACGTTCCAGTTGGTGATCGCCGACGTGATCTCGTTCAGCCCGATGCCCTGCGCGTGCAGCTTGTCGGGATCGAGCTGCACCCGCACCGCATACTTGGCCGAGCCCTGCACCTGCACCTGCGACACGCCGCTGACCATCGAGATGCGCGGCGCCACCACGTTCTCCGCGTAGTCGTCGAGGACCGGCATCGGCAGCGTCTGCGACGTCAAGTTGAGCATCAGGATCGGCTGGTCGTTCGGATTGTTCTTCCGGAACGACGGCGGCGAGGTCATCGTCGTCGGCAGCATCGGCATGACGGCGGCGATCGCCGTCTGCACGTCGACGGCGGCACTGTCGATGTTGCGGCCGAGATCGAACTGCAGCGTGATGTTGGTATTGCCGCTGCCGCTGCTCGAGACCATCGAGTCGATGCCGGCGATGGTCGTCATCTGCCGCTCGAGCGGGCTCGCCACCGCCGACGCCATCGTCCCCGGATCGCCGCCGGGCAGATTCGCCGAGACGTTCAGCGTCGGGAACTCGACCTGGGGCAGGTCGCTCACCGGCAGCGCGCGGTAGGCGACGACGCCGAACATGGCGATGCCAGCCATGATCAGGCTGGTCGCGATCGGCCGCCGGATGAAGGTCTCGGAGAGGTTCACAGCGGGCCGCTGCCGCGGCCGGCATCGCCGGCCTCGCCGCTCCTGCCGCCGCCGCGGCCGCCGCCGTTCTTGCCGCCGCGCCCCCCGCGTCCGCCGTTGGGCGACGCTTCACCCGTGCGCGGGTCGGCGCGGGTGACGCGGGTGCCCGGCTCCAGCCGCA
The window above is part of the Vicinamibacterales bacterium genome. Proteins encoded here:
- a CDS encoding efflux RND transporter permease subunit — encoded protein: MNISEGFIRRPIATSLLMAAIALFGVVAYRALPVSDLPNVDFPTLLVTAQLPGAGPETMASSVATPLENQFSMIAGLQGMTSVNSLGSTQITLEFDLNRPLDGAAVDVQSAITQASRLLPQGMPTPPTFTKVNPADQPILYLVITSSTMPAWQLDEYAETRIAQRISMISGVAQVQVLGSEKYAVHVQLDPHALATRQIGINEIETSLKNWNVNVPTGTIVGPHRAFTLQATGQLTSAEQYKSMIVAYRNGAPIRLDQLGTIVDGVEDQRTGSWLYTKDGTQRAITLGIQRQPGTNTIAVADAVKALLPQFRAELPVSVHMDVLYDRSDTIRDSYRDVQFTMALTLALVIFVIFVFLRNVWATVIPSLALPFSIIGTFAAMYMLGYSLDNLSMMALILSVGFVVDDAIVMLENVYRHVEDGEDPLTASLVGSREIGFTIVSMTLSLAAVFIPVLFISGVLGRLFREFSVTICVAILISGVVSVTLTPMLCSRFLRRPSSHGPGNRWARASEAGFDWLLAHYDRTLQIVLRHRRATMVAFAGVLAGTVALFIVVPKGFIPDQDTDQIAVTTEAAQGTSYDRLVEYQDAVAKVFNRDPNVEALVSTIGGAAAQTLGGPNLGQIVVHLKPRSERRELAGQIIERLRPELDAVVGMQTFAQNPPTIRIGGEISKSLYQFSMQSPDRPLLYATARTLESELKKEPLLVDVTSDLEVTSPQVNIQIDRDKAAAMGVTASAIENSFYDAYGTKWVSTIYGAVNEYKVLLELAPQFQADPSALSLLYFKGTTGAVVPLDTLAHASQVVGPQSVSHYGQLSSVTVSFGLAPGASLGSALSRVGTVAAGIVPPTVGAQFQGAAAAFQNSMGNLAILLLIAVMVVYIVLGILYESYIHPMTILSGLPSAAFGALVTLLLFGIDLNIYAFVGMIMLIGIVEKNAIMQIDFALEAERGGMAPEQAIYKGCLIRFRPIMMTTMAALFGAVPIALGYGAGGEARQPLGLVVVGGLIFSQLVTLYLTPVVYTYMAQVQRWLKRG
- a CDS encoding efflux RND transporter permease subunit, whose protein sequence is MNLSETFIRRPIATSLIMAGIAMFGVVAYRALPVSDLPQVEFPTLNVSANLPGGDPGTMASAVASPLERQMTTIAGIDSMVSSSGSGNTNITLQFDLGRNIDSAAVDVQTAIAAVMPMLPTTMTSPPSFRKNNPNDQPILMLNLTSQTLPMPVLDDYAENVVAPRISMVSGVSQVQVQGSAKYAVRVQLDPDKLHAQGIGLNEITSAITNWNVNLPTGQLYGPGQTYNLRAAGQLDDAAAYRPVVIAYRNGAPIRLSQVANVIDSTESVFNAAWYYTKDNGTPTSRRAITLMVMRQPGTNTIDVTDRVRALLPSFESQLPPAAHLTVRQDRSKTIRAAFGDIQITMLITLALVVGVIFLFLHNASATLIPALALPFSILGTFAIMELLGFSLNNLSMMALILSIGFVVDDAIVMLENIVRHMEHGADALTASLDGSREIGFTIITMTTSLAAVFIPVLFMTGVLGRLFREFAVTITAAILISGVVSVTLTPMLCSRFLSVTALHAKTGLAGALERAFSLLQRLYERSLTVVLRHRPLMLGVFVAVLAATVQMYRIIPTGFIPDQDNDTLFVSLRAAQGTSYYDMVDWTRKIADIVIKNPNVDSFLASVMGGSANNSRIQVQLTPRATRQMTAQQLAQQIRADTSRFAAFRTFVTLPPAIQIGGRMGNQNYSLMMQSLDHDELYAWGPKVEQAIADEVSEVQDVSTDMEMKSPRVDLTIDRDKAAALGLNATQIENTLSTGFGSTWVSTIYGPASQYRVLLELEPQYQSQADSLKNVAFKTSNGDVVPLESVVKYKDSVGPQSINHSGQLPSVSVSFGLRPGVSLGQATAHVKQVADRILPATVTTSFEGSAKVFQQSMSNLGLLLFVAIGVVYIVLGALYESYIHPITILSGLPSAGLGALVTLYLFGNELNIYSFVGLILLIGIVKKNAIMQIDFALEAERKHGKAPAEAIHEGCLIRFRPIMMTTMAALLGAVPIALGYGAGGEARRPLGLAVVGGLVVSQLITLYLTPVVYTYLATIFKTSRIQDTAVAHS